A window of the Rhizobium viscosum genome harbors these coding sequences:
- a CDS encoding sugar phosphate isomerase/epimerase family protein, translating to MQGFGIHASMWTMNWDRAGAERAIAGAARYNMEFIEIPLADAASVDAGHTRELLEKHGLRAACSLVLPQAAWASVRPEAAIEHLKVAIDKAALMGAEALTGVTYGGTNERTGVPPTQAEYDNVAHALGAAAKQAKAQGIQFGVEAVNRYESHLINSAEQAVALVERIGMDNVFVHLDTFHMNIEEKGAANGILVAREHLKYMHLSESDRGTPGAGNVPWDSIFAALSAIGFKGALTLESFVSMPPEMAGDISTWRPVARDEDEVMGNGLSFLRNKAAQYQLA from the coding sequence GTGCAAGGGTTCGGTATTCACGCAAGCATGTGGACAATGAACTGGGACCGCGCAGGCGCGGAGCGAGCCATTGCCGGTGCAGCCAGATACAACATGGAATTCATTGAAATTCCGCTGGCAGACGCCGCATCGGTAGATGCCGGGCATACACGCGAGCTCCTGGAAAAGCATGGCCTGCGTGCGGCATGTTCGCTCGTGTTGCCGCAGGCCGCCTGGGCATCCGTCCGGCCCGAGGCCGCAATTGAGCACCTGAAGGTGGCAATCGACAAGGCGGCCCTGATGGGAGCCGAGGCGCTTACGGGTGTCACTTACGGCGGCACCAACGAACGCACGGGCGTTCCGCCGACACAGGCAGAATATGACAACGTTGCTCATGCGCTTGGAGCTGCAGCCAAGCAGGCCAAGGCCCAGGGTATCCAATTCGGTGTGGAAGCGGTGAACCGATACGAGAGCCATTTGATCAACTCGGCCGAACAGGCCGTGGCCCTGGTCGAACGCATCGGAATGGACAACGTCTTTGTCCACCTCGACACATTCCACATGAACATCGAGGAAAAAGGGGCCGCCAACGGCATTCTCGTTGCGCGTGAGCATCTCAAGTACATGCATTTGTCTGAGAGCGACCGCGGAACGCCCGGAGCAGGAAACGTCCCCTGGGATTCGATTTTCGCTGCTCTGTCTGCGATCGGCTTCAAGGGGGCGCTGACGTTGGAGAGCTTCGTCAGCATGCCGCCGGAGATGGCCGGCGACATATCGACGTGGCGCCCGGTCGCGCGTGACGAGGACGAAGTCATGGGCAACGGCCTCTCATTCCTACGCAACAAGGCCGCACAATATCAACTGGCCTGA
- a CDS encoding ABC transporter permease has product MKAMAQKFNATFGADMTGPAIAFVAVIVIFGLAANNFISAATFGSVAFQLPELGLLTLAMLLPLLTGGINLSITFTANLSGLAAASVMQMYGGADASPGAFLLGILAALATGSAAGLMTGAAIAYTRAHPILVTLSMMIFLRGLGEFLTRGGDVSGFPSFIAPIGHGSILGLPIPLLIFIACVGLWQLLLTRFKLGFGLLMVGSNIEAARYSGLNTRRILVLVYTLSGLMCAVAGVIMLARFNSVRVGHGESYLLITVLAAFLGGINPFGGFGRVLPVFVALIVLQLLSSGLNLMGANQHLATALWGVLMIVVMAARTIVSTYIASRRKKG; this is encoded by the coding sequence ATGAAGGCCATGGCTCAAAAGTTCAACGCCACCTTCGGCGCCGATATGACCGGACCGGCTATCGCATTCGTGGCGGTGATCGTCATCTTCGGTCTGGCCGCAAACAATTTCATCTCCGCTGCAACATTCGGTTCGGTCGCCTTCCAACTTCCCGAACTCGGGCTTCTCACGCTCGCCATGCTGCTTCCGCTCCTGACCGGTGGGATCAACCTCTCCATCACCTTCACGGCAAACCTTTCCGGATTGGCAGCAGCCTCGGTGATGCAGATGTATGGCGGGGCCGACGCGTCTCCAGGCGCGTTCCTGCTCGGTATCCTTGCCGCACTCGCCACCGGTAGTGCCGCCGGGCTGATGACCGGTGCTGCGATCGCCTACACACGGGCGCATCCAATTCTCGTCACCCTATCCATGATGATCTTTCTGCGTGGCCTCGGCGAGTTTCTGACCCGCGGCGGCGATGTGTCCGGATTCCCTTCCTTCATCGCTCCGATCGGGCATGGTTCGATCCTGGGATTGCCGATCCCGCTTTTGATCTTCATCGCCTGCGTTGGCCTGTGGCAGCTCCTGCTGACGCGCTTCAAACTCGGCTTCGGGCTGCTGATGGTCGGTTCAAATATCGAGGCGGCACGCTACTCCGGTCTGAATACGCGCCGCATCCTGGTTCTGGTCTACACGCTTTCGGGCCTGATGTGCGCGGTCGCCGGCGTTATCATGCTCGCCCGTTTCAACTCGGTCCGCGTCGGCCACGGCGAGTCCTATCTGTTGATCACGGTGCTTGCGGCGTTTCTCGGCGGCATCAATCCGTTCGGCGGGTTTGGCCGTGTGTTGCCGGTGTTCGTGGCGCTTATCGTGCTCCAGCTTCTGTCTTCCGGCCTCAATCTCATGGGCGCAAACCAGCATCTCGCGACAGCACTCTGGGGCGTGCTGATGATCGTCGTCATGGCGGCAAGAACCATCGTTTCAACCTACATCGCATCGCGCAGAAAGAAGGGGTGA
- a CDS encoding ABC transporter permease: MRRLILGHTTEFTLLAVMVVLCVGLSLATDRFFTISNAFDVLNVSAVNIIFAVGLLVVLISGGIDISFAVAASVVQYVTALALGALGGGNWAEGFIIAGAIGIGLGLINAALVYRLHIISIVATISTFNIFFGLLMFFTKGVSIYDLPEWLTTRVVFFEREMADGSWIELTLPVVVMILCCLATWFMISRTTVGRQLYAFGDNPEGARRFGINIAAMHYISFGWMGLMAGIAGLMQAHYAEEVVPNALYGRELDVLAATVLGGARLGGGKGSVIGCVLGVLMVSITQNGLNLMGVSPFAFKMIVGAIILIAITLSSARIDKLFPFLAKGSAKSRGTHQ, encoded by the coding sequence ATGCGTAGGCTGATCCTTGGACACACAACGGAATTCACGCTTCTGGCGGTCATGGTTGTGCTTTGCGTCGGGCTGTCTTTGGCCACCGATCGGTTTTTTACGATCTCGAACGCGTTCGATGTGCTGAACGTCTCGGCCGTCAACATCATCTTTGCCGTTGGCCTTCTCGTCGTCCTGATCTCGGGCGGGATTGACATTTCCTTTGCTGTCGCCGCCTCGGTGGTCCAATACGTCACCGCGCTGGCCCTCGGCGCATTGGGCGGCGGCAACTGGGCGGAAGGCTTCATCATCGCCGGCGCCATCGGCATTGGCCTGGGTCTGATCAATGCGGCCCTGGTTTACCGGCTGCATATCATCTCGATCGTCGCAACCATCTCGACCTTCAACATCTTCTTCGGGCTGCTGATGTTCTTCACCAAGGGCGTGTCGATCTACGACCTGCCGGAATGGCTGACGACGCGCGTGGTATTTTTCGAACGCGAGATGGCTGACGGCTCCTGGATCGAGCTGACACTGCCTGTCGTCGTCATGATCCTTTGCTGCCTCGCGACCTGGTTCATGATTTCGCGCACCACCGTCGGACGGCAGCTATACGCATTTGGTGACAATCCGGAAGGGGCACGCCGCTTCGGGATCAACATTGCGGCGATGCACTACATTTCGTTCGGTTGGATGGGTCTCATGGCCGGGATCGCCGGATTGATGCAGGCCCACTATGCCGAGGAAGTCGTTCCGAACGCCCTCTATGGCCGGGAGCTGGATGTCCTGGCGGCTACGGTTCTCGGCGGCGCGAGGCTCGGTGGCGGCAAGGGCTCGGTCATCGGCTGTGTCCTCGGCGTCTTGATGGTCTCGATCACCCAAAACGGTCTCAACCTGATGGGCGTGTCGCCCTTTGCATTCAAGATGATCGTCGGCGCGATCATCCTCATCGCCATCACGCTCTCGTCCGCACGGATCGACAAGCTTTTCCCGTTTCTCGCCAAGGGCAGCGCCAAGAGTAGGGGTACGCATCAATGA
- a CDS encoding sugar ABC transporter ATP-binding protein: MSDEPLLSLKNIKVTFGGVRALKGVSFEVNPGEVHCLAGENGCGKSTLIKVITGVYKPQEGAEFFFDGKAISAMTPTLAQSLGIQVIWQDLALFGEMTVAENIGFQYAVNGKYGLVDKRAIEEAARKALSRLGVSIDINLPLKELPIAQRQIVAIARALVGEARLVFMDEPTASLTQSETDYLIAIVRNLSASGVAVVFVSHRLAEVLEISDRMTVLRDGALVGVFPVEGMTQSRVTELMTGRNFDSSVVAADHDDAQVVLSVRGLTRATEFEDISFDLRRGETLGITGLLGAGRTELALTLFGMHRPQAGEIAIEGKTVRFGSNRDAIRAGVGYLSEDRLSLGLNQPQSIADNLVMASLDKLLSGGMISPVKKASVVSHWISALGVKIGTPEDPIRTLSGGNQQRVAIAKWLAIGPKILILDAPTVGVDVGARAGIFEIVRKLAAQGLAIILISDEPPEVYFNADRIIHMVEGRIRATYDPRNLSLTELESAVYA, from the coding sequence ATGAGCGACGAACCGCTGCTTTCACTCAAGAACATCAAGGTGACCTTCGGCGGCGTGCGCGCGCTGAAGGGCGTGTCGTTTGAAGTCAATCCGGGGGAGGTGCATTGCCTGGCGGGGGAGAACGGCTGCGGCAAGAGCACGCTCATCAAGGTCATCACGGGGGTCTACAAGCCACAAGAGGGCGCCGAGTTCTTCTTCGACGGCAAGGCGATCTCGGCCATGACACCCACGTTGGCGCAATCGCTCGGCATCCAGGTGATCTGGCAGGACCTAGCGCTGTTCGGGGAAATGACCGTCGCCGAGAACATCGGGTTTCAGTATGCCGTCAACGGCAAATATGGTCTCGTCGACAAACGTGCCATCGAGGAAGCAGCCAGGAAAGCGCTCAGCCGTCTCGGCGTCAGCATCGATATCAATCTTCCATTGAAGGAATTGCCGATCGCCCAACGCCAGATCGTTGCGATCGCACGCGCTCTTGTCGGCGAGGCGCGTCTTGTCTTCATGGACGAGCCGACCGCTTCGCTAACGCAATCCGAGACCGATTATCTGATCGCTATCGTGCGCAACCTGTCAGCGTCCGGTGTGGCCGTGGTCTTCGTCTCACACCGTCTCGCGGAGGTGCTCGAAATCTCGGACCGCATGACCGTGCTTCGCGACGGAGCGCTCGTTGGCGTCTTCCCTGTCGAGGGCATGACTCAATCAAGGGTGACCGAGCTGATGACCGGCAGAAACTTCGACAGTTCCGTCGTCGCCGCAGATCACGACGACGCACAGGTCGTGCTTTCCGTCCGCGGGCTGACGCGTGCAACGGAGTTCGAAGATATATCGTTCGACCTTCGCCGAGGTGAGACGCTCGGTATTACCGGCCTCCTCGGCGCCGGCCGGACCGAACTGGCGCTTACACTCTTCGGGATGCACCGTCCGCAGGCGGGGGAAATCGCCATCGAGGGCAAGACCGTCAGGTTCGGCTCCAATCGCGACGCAATTCGCGCCGGCGTGGGCTACCTCTCCGAAGACCGTTTGTCTCTCGGCCTCAACCAGCCGCAGTCGATAGCCGACAACCTGGTCATGGCATCGCTCGATAAGCTTCTGTCCGGGGGGATGATCTCGCCCGTGAAGAAGGCGAGTGTGGTCAGCCACTGGATTTCGGCGCTCGGTGTCAAGATCGGTACGCCTGAGGACCCTATCCGGACGTTATCGGGCGGCAACCAGCAACGTGTCGCGATTGCCAAATGGCTCGCGATCGGTCCGAAGATCCTCATTCTCGACGCCCCGACCGTGGGCGTAGACGTCGGTGCGCGCGCAGGCATCTTCGAGATCGTGCGCAAGCTTGCTGCTCAGGGCCTTGCGATCATTCTGATCTCCGACGAGCCGCCGGAAGTCTACTTCAATGCGGATCGCATCATTCACATGGTCGAAGGCAGGATCCGCGCAACCTACGACCCTCGAAATTTATCGCTCACCGAACTGGAGTCTGCCGTCTATGCGTAG
- a CDS encoding substrate-binding domain-containing protein, with amino-acid sequence MKNLFAITLGLSLLASTAFAGPKIGVVVKIGGIPWFNAMEAGIKEQSAKLGVEGFMVGPTSADPALQVRAIEDLIAQKVDYIGVVPNDAKVLEPVLKKAQEAGIKVITHESPNQVGADWDFELASAKGFGEAHGKLLAEKMGGKGSYAVFVGSLTVPLHNAWADAAIAYIKANYPDMKLVGDRYGVAEDVDKSRSTALDLMAANADLTGFLAFGSQGPIGAGRAVEERRKDGKVFVIGPFSPGQGAKLIKSGALTGGFMWNPKQAGEVFVTLADRISKGEAPKAGDDIEGLGKINPEGNTIIVDQLLAINKDSIDKLVGMGL; translated from the coding sequence ATGAAAAACCTATTTGCGATTACGCTCGGCTTGTCCTTGCTCGCGTCAACCGCATTCGCCGGTCCGAAGATTGGTGTGGTGGTGAAGATCGGCGGCATCCCGTGGTTTAATGCCATGGAGGCGGGCATCAAGGAGCAGAGCGCCAAGCTCGGGGTGGAAGGTTTCATGGTCGGTCCGACCAGCGCCGACCCTGCGCTGCAGGTTCGCGCCATCGAAGACCTGATTGCTCAGAAGGTCGATTATATCGGCGTCGTCCCGAATGATGCCAAGGTTCTCGAACCTGTTCTGAAGAAGGCTCAGGAGGCCGGCATCAAGGTCATCACCCATGAATCGCCCAATCAGGTCGGCGCCGACTGGGATTTCGAGCTGGCCTCCGCCAAGGGCTTCGGTGAGGCGCATGGCAAGCTGCTCGCTGAGAAGATGGGCGGCAAGGGATCGTATGCCGTCTTTGTCGGCTCCCTGACCGTTCCCCTGCACAATGCATGGGCCGATGCAGCAATCGCCTATATCAAGGCGAATTACCCGGACATGAAGCTCGTCGGTGACCGCTACGGCGTGGCTGAAGACGTCGACAAGAGCCGCTCGACCGCGCTCGACCTGATGGCGGCCAACGCCGATCTGACGGGGTTCCTTGCCTTCGGTTCGCAGGGGCCAATCGGTGCGGGTCGTGCTGTCGAAGAGCGCCGCAAGGACGGCAAGGTGTTCGTGATCGGCCCGTTCTCTCCGGGGCAGGGCGCCAAGCTCATCAAGTCCGGCGCGCTGACCGGTGGCTTCATGTGGAACCCCAAGCAGGCCGGTGAAGTCTTCGTGACGCTTGCCGATCGCATCTCCAAGGGTGAAGCGCCGAAGGCCGGCGACGATATCGAGGGCCTTGGAAAGATCAACCCTGAGGGCAACACCATCATCGTCGACCAGTTGCTGGCGATCAACAAGGACAGCATCGACAAGCTTGTCGGCATGGGCCTCTAA
- a CDS encoding LacI family DNA-binding transcriptional regulator, translating to MSEKERKKATIYDLSVVSGASPSTVASVLNGTWRKRRISEETAAKILSLAREHDYKANLQARALRSSRSGLVGLLLPVYDNRFFSSMAQTFESEARKRGLVPMVVSGRRDPEEERRTVESLIAYAIDSLFIAGATDPDGVHEICMRAGLPHVNIDLPGKFASSVIADNRQGAEALTSAIIRHAETLGPLHAGDVYLFGGRNDHASRERIAGFHAVKQSVFGAVTKGDIEITGYSPGATALAFDRFFDKHGRLPKCFFINSSINFEGLLRFMGRHDGEAFGDIVVGCFDYDPFASFLPFPVYMIRPNISKMLERGFDLLEEPKPLTITIEPELVPPRTALEGPLDALNDPSPPFVFAD from the coding sequence ATGTCGGAAAAAGAACGAAAAAAAGCAACTATTTATGATTTGTCCGTCGTGTCAGGAGCATCCCCGTCGACAGTGGCCTCGGTGCTAAACGGCACATGGCGCAAGCGGCGCATCTCCGAGGAGACTGCCGCCAAGATACTGTCACTGGCCAGAGAACATGACTACAAGGCGAACCTGCAGGCCCGCGCGCTGCGCAGTTCCCGTTCGGGCCTGGTCGGGTTGCTTTTGCCCGTCTACGACAACAGGTTCTTCTCGTCCATGGCGCAGACCTTCGAGAGCGAAGCGCGAAAGCGGGGCCTTGTGCCTATGGTTGTCTCAGGCCGCCGTGACCCGGAGGAGGAGCGCCGTACGGTGGAGTCCCTCATCGCCTATGCGATCGACTCGCTGTTCATCGCCGGAGCAACTGATCCGGATGGCGTCCACGAGATCTGCATGCGTGCAGGGTTGCCGCACGTTAACATCGATCTGCCAGGCAAGTTTGCGTCATCCGTGATTGCGGATAACCGTCAGGGCGCTGAAGCGTTGACGTCGGCCATCATTCGCCATGCCGAAACATTGGGACCACTTCACGCCGGCGATGTCTACTTGTTCGGGGGGCGTAACGACCACGCCAGTCGCGAACGCATCGCTGGCTTTCATGCCGTCAAGCAATCCGTATTTGGAGCGGTCACAAAAGGAGATATCGAGATCACAGGCTACTCGCCTGGCGCGACGGCGCTTGCGTTCGACCGTTTTTTTGACAAGCACGGCAGGCTGCCCAAATGCTTCTTCATCAACTCGTCCATTAACTTTGAGGGGCTATTGCGGTTCATGGGGCGCCACGACGGAGAGGCGTTCGGAGATATCGTCGTCGGATGCTTCGACTACGATCCGTTCGCTTCATTTCTGCCCTTTCCTGTTTATATGATCAGGCCGAATATCTCGAAAATGCTGGAGCGGGGTTTTGACCTTCTAGAGGAGCCGAAGCCTCTGACGATCACGATCGAGCCAGAGTTGGTTCCTCCGCGCACCGCGCTAGAGGGTCCGCTTGATGCGTTAAATGATCCTTCGCCACCCTTTGTGTTTGCCGACTGA
- a CDS encoding Lrp/AsnC family transcriptional regulator — translation MTTLDRADRALLDAVQKNNRLTSEELAQIVNLSPTACQRRLKRLREEGVIEADVSIVSPKAAGRGITMIVLVSLERERADIVDRFKSAIRSTKEVMIGYYVTGDADFILVITAKDMEDYEAFTRRFFYENHDIKGFKTMVVMDRVKAGFSFPIED, via the coding sequence ATGACTACTCTCGATAGAGCCGATCGCGCGCTGCTTGACGCCGTCCAGAAGAACAATCGCCTGACCTCGGAAGAGCTGGCACAGATCGTCAATCTCTCACCGACTGCCTGTCAGCGACGGCTGAAGCGGCTGCGTGAGGAGGGAGTGATCGAGGCAGACGTGTCCATCGTTTCGCCCAAGGCTGCCGGGCGTGGCATCACTATGATCGTTCTTGTCTCTCTGGAGCGCGAACGGGCAGACATCGTCGATCGATTCAAGTCGGCGATCCGCAGCACCAAGGAAGTGATGATCGGATATTACGTGACGGGCGATGCCGATTTCATCCTGGTGATCACCGCGAAAGACATGGAGGACTACGAAGCCTTCACACGCCGGTTCTTCTATGAGAACCACGATATCAAGGGTTTCAAGACCATGGTGGTGATGGATCGGGTGAAAGCTGGCTTTTCATTTCCGATAGAAGATTGA